From Neobacillus sp. PS2-9, the proteins below share one genomic window:
- a CDS encoding ATP-binding protein: protein MSEEIEYIGKKIKKLSSGKFKIPNSLIDEKYGYSIQQKQLVSIQASEVTLFIYVGELFIKSNERNKNNLITFVDDFGRKLIHSRLSLEQSINFVYLTRCSIMDLLEQEFRENGISIDTFFESIKILENLYQLISKTLLNCYNEELSYTKFALDESNQDLIITLRELADLQKALNEATIFSITDRDDRISYVNDKFCDLYKYAREELIGKKHDIFYSDFHPPSFFNHIWETIQCGEAWKGEILNKAKDGTKYWLDTTIVPFVDEKGERYQHICIQYDITEKKSTEETLSKTEKLSMIGELAAGIAHEIRNPLTTIRGFVQLLTENGKVPYFVETILDEIERISFIVNEFMIFAKPHSVYFSEFDVKNILGSVITFLEPEALLKNVLIKYEVPSEDIVFLGEKNQLKQVFINLIKNSIEAMPTGGNIYVSIDSTAHHIVIKIKDEGVGMGEEQVKRLGEPFFTTKLNGNGLGLMVSYKIIHNHKGTINVKSKLHQGTTFIITFNKTTKKEAFNL from the coding sequence ATGAGCGAAGAAATTGAATATATTGGTAAGAAAATTAAAAAATTATCTAGTGGGAAATTCAAGATTCCGAATTCTTTGATTGATGAGAAATATGGATATAGTATTCAACAAAAACAACTGGTGTCGATCCAAGCTTCAGAAGTAACCTTATTTATATATGTAGGGGAGTTATTTATTAAAAGTAATGAAAGGAATAAAAATAATCTAATTACGTTTGTAGATGATTTCGGGCGGAAATTAATCCATTCCCGGCTTTCGCTTGAACAATCTATCAATTTTGTTTATCTAACCCGTTGCTCAATTATGGACTTGCTTGAACAGGAATTTCGGGAAAATGGCATATCTATAGATACTTTTTTTGAATCAATTAAAATACTTGAAAATTTGTACCAGCTTATTTCTAAGACCCTTCTAAATTGCTACAATGAGGAGTTATCATACACCAAATTTGCATTAGATGAGTCCAATCAAGATTTGATAATTACTCTAAGAGAGCTCGCCGATTTGCAGAAAGCCCTAAATGAAGCTACCATTTTTTCAATTACCGATCGAGACGATAGAATTTCTTATGTTAATGATAAGTTTTGCGATTTATATAAATATGCAAGGGAAGAACTAATAGGAAAAAAACATGATATATTCTACTCCGACTTTCATCCCCCTTCTTTTTTTAATCATATATGGGAGACCATTCAATGTGGAGAGGCTTGGAAAGGGGAAATTCTTAATAAAGCGAAGGATGGAACCAAGTATTGGCTGGATACAACCATTGTTCCATTTGTTGATGAAAAGGGAGAAAGGTATCAACATATTTGTATACAGTATGACATTACTGAAAAGAAATCAACGGAAGAAACGCTAAGTAAAACTGAAAAGTTATCTATGATCGGTGAATTGGCTGCAGGCATTGCGCATGAAATCAGAAATCCATTAACAACCATTCGTGGATTTGTACAACTCCTTACTGAAAATGGAAAAGTGCCCTATTTTGTCGAAACGATTTTAGATGAAATAGAAAGGATAAGTTTTATTGTAAATGAATTTATGATTTTTGCTAAACCTCATTCAGTATATTTCAGTGAATTCGATGTAAAAAATATTTTAGGCAGTGTGATTACCTTTCTTGAGCCCGAAGCATTACTGAAAAATGTACTAATTAAATATGAAGTTCCTTCAGAGGATATCGTTTTTCTTGGGGAAAAGAATCAGTTAAAACAGGTTTTTATAAATTTAATTAAAAATTCCATAGAGGCGATGCCAACTGGTGGTAATATCTATGTTTCTATTGATTCGACTGCTCATCATATTGTAATAAAAATCAAGGATGAAGGGGTGGGAATGGGGGAGGAGCAGGTTAAAAGATTGGGAGAACCCTTTTTCACCACCAAACTAAATGGAAATGGATTAGGCCTAATGGTCAGCTATAAAATTATTCATAACCATAAGGGAACGATTAATGTGAAAAGTAAACTACATCAAGGAACCACTTTTATCATTACATTTAATAAAACAACAAAAAAAGAAGCCTTTAATCTTTGA